In one window of Candidatus Cloacimonadota bacterium DNA:
- a CDS encoding acyl-CoA thioesterase, producing MIFTFKKKIYGYECDIYGHLNNANYLMMLEAARSDALVKMDMPIKKLLAMGIQFFVLHYELDYLKAVDLEEDVSVRSWFNKTNRIKGFWHQEVYNSQGELCFKAALTVVYASGGKAKRLPPEISDHFIKFIHQN from the coding sequence ATGATCTTTACATTCAAAAAGAAAATCTACGGCTATGAATGCGATATATATGGACACTTGAACAATGCTAATTACTTGATGATGCTTGAAGCCGCCCGTAGTGATGCTTTAGTTAAGATGGATATGCCCATTAAAAAGCTTCTAGCGATGGGCATTCAGTTCTTTGTATTGCATTATGAATTGGATTATCTTAAGGCTGTAGATTTGGAAGAAGATGTTTCGGTACGCAGTTGGTTTAACAAGACAAACCGGATAAAGGGGTTTTGGCATCAGGAAGTATACAACTCACAGGGAGAGCTTTGTTTTAAGGCAGCGTTGACTGTTGTGTATGCCTCTGGGGGAAAGGCAAAGCGGTTGCCTCCAGAGATTTCAGATCACTTTATCAAGTTTATTCACCAAAACTAA